Proteins encoded together in one Dermacentor variabilis isolate Ectoservices chromosome 2, ASM5094787v1, whole genome shotgun sequence window:
- the LOC142570461 gene encoding solute carrier family 22 member 6-like: MPSRKRGSAPPASSSFGENVWGPNTVHLPRGADRDEEVPLGDGRFQKQVLLASMLAGTTFLLHLVSFRLTTRIMDHWCRPPEAFANLSIDEWRNLATPIEEDGSRSHCARREPPDGGSKAYIVSCEAWDFDYAPYGNNIVSEWRLVCDRRWLIELAVLTYMVACVIALPMAGVTADRIGRKTVINVSLAALIVAGFTTSFANSYLLFVALRIVVSVTSNSLWLVQYSVLYEVSTPANRDYYCFLSMAAASVAMPLCVLGISRMRLAWDATHLVLMVPTTLLAAVLSTVRDESPAWLLTTMDTREAERVALKATRMNNANTDFCHTWFAFEARRAERRTSEQPSERNILSTILRQLKRRFLLLCYMWSALSFAFNQVNLNDIFPVEKATAAAGILGMLPLYAVAYLFMSRYGAKRSCMVAMLLFSILAVALTAVYGGEQALLSSVLVVLLRMLANLFVVLAFVVTVQYYPVKVRCTGICVGFALGRLTGSLGEVVFRLAPKHRRDTMIAFVAIVMALASMATEYLPARVPSVVLAPALISTRSRRSSQFAGDELKRSFQASLARLPRGPIKARSSKGRHCREERLPEQFLLRASNISQSSPNTPH; this comes from the coding sequence ATGCCATCGCGGAAGAGAGGTTCTGCGCCTCCGGCGTCGTCCTCATTCGGGGAGAACGTTTGGGGCCCGAATACCGTCCACCTTCCGCGAGGCGCGGATCGGGACGAAGAAGTGCCGTTGGGCGACGGCCGTTTCCAGAAGCAAGTGCTGCTGGCCTCGATGCTCGCCGGAACTACGTTCCTGTTGCACCTGGTGAGCTTTCGACTCACGACGCGCATCATGGACCACTGGTGTCGGCCGCCGGAAGCGTTCGCCAATTTGAGCATCGATGAGTGGCGCAACCTGGCCACGCCCATCGAAGAGGACGGTAGCCGGAGTCACTGCGCGCGTCGCGAGCCTCCCGACGGCGGCAGTAAGGCGTACATAGTGAGCTGTGAAGCCTGGGACTTCGACTACGCGCCTTACGGCAACAACATCGTAAGCGAGTGGCGCCTGGTGTGCGACCGGCGGTGGCTCATCGAACTGGCCGTGCTGACCTACATGGTCGCTTGCGTCATCGCCCTTCCCATGGCAGGAGTCACCGCCGACCGCATTGGCCGAAAGACCGTCATTAACGTCTCGCTCGCTGCGCTGATCGTGGCCGGATTCACCACCAGTTTCGCCAACTCGTACCTGCTTTTCGTGGCGCTGCGCATTGTCGTGTCTGTGACGAGCAACTCCCTTTGGCTCGTCCAGTACTCGGTCCTCTACGAGGTCTCGACGCCAGCGAACAGAGACTACTATTGCTTCCTCTCCATGGCGGCAGCCTCTGTCGCCATGCCCCTCTGCGTGCTCGGCATCTCGCGGATGCGACTGGCCTGGGACGCGACCCACCTCGTCCTCATGGTGCCCACGACATTGCTGGCAGCCGTGCTTTCCACAGTGCGCGACGAGTCGCCTGCCTGGCTTCTAACCACGATGGACACCCGGGAAGCCGAGCGTGTAGCCTTGAAAGCCACCCGCATGAACAACGCCAACACGGATTTCTGCCACACCTGGTTTGCCTTCGAGGCGCGCAGGGCTGAGCGTCGGACCAGCGAGCAGCCCTCCGAGCGCAATATCCTCTCTACGATCCTTAGGCAGCTGAAAAGGCGCTTCCTGCTGTTGTGCTACATGTGGTCTGCGCTGTCGTTCGCCTTCAACCAAGTGAATCTGAACGACATCTTCCCCGTCGAGAaggcgaccgccgcggccggtataCTGGGAATGCTGCCATTGTACGCCGTGGCATACTTGTTCATGTCGCGGTACGGCGCAAAGCGCTCTTGCATGGTGGCGATGCTTCTCTTCAGCATTCTCGCCGTCGCCCTCACCGCTGTGTACGGCGGCGAACAGGCACTGCTCAGCAGCGTGCTCGTCGTGCTTCTCCGCATGCTGGCCAATCTGTTTGTAGTGCTTGCCTTCGTTGTGACCGTGCAATACTACCCGGTCAAAGTGCGCTGTACGGGCATTTGTGTGGGTTTCGCACTCGGCAGACTGACCGGTTCTTTGGGCGAAGTTGTGTTCCGGCTGGCTCCCAAACACCGCCGAGATACCATGATCGCCTTCGTTGCTATCGTAATGGCGCTGGCCTCCATGGCAACGGAGTACCTGCCGGCGAGAGTCCCCAGCGTCGTCTTGGCGCCCGCATTAATATCGACTCGCTCCAGAAGAAGCAGTCAATTCGCAGGTGACGAGTTGAAGCGCTCGTTTCAAGCGTCGTTGGCTCGACTGCCCAGGGGCCCCATCAAGGCGCGTTCTTCCAAGGGACGCCATTGCAGGGAAGAGAGGTTGCCCGAGCAATTTTTGCTGAGGGCTTCGAACATCTCCCAGTCATCACCTAATACGCCGCACTGA